The genomic DNA CCCCAAGACTAAAGGAGAGGAGACTCTGGGAGGCAAGGAGGACTGCTATGTCTTCCCAGCACATTGTGTATGAGGCTACTGTGGAAGGAAGGGGATGTAGATGTAAACAGCTGGCTGGATTAGACCCTGGCTGAAAGCCAGGAAGGTGTGATGCCACCAGCTCTCAACTGCAGCTAAAGCAACAGCCACAAGTGCTAATGCTCAGTTGCCTTGCACTAGGAAAATGGCAGAGACATTTGGAGGGAAGAGTAATGTAAACCTTCTGTCATCAACATCACCAGTAGAATCTGTTCATTTGTTTATCAATCAAGTATGATTGCTTCTTAAAGGTGCCACTATTACTTGGGTAaacacctcccccccttttttttttgcttctcatCCATCATAAACAGCCTCCGTGGTTAGGGGAGAGCCAATATAGACATATCAGAAAGCTTACTCTATTTTGGGGAGAATCCAAGGAACTAAGCAACAAAAAGAACACTGAGTTATAATAAGAAAACACGTTACATTACTGCTTGATTTCTCTTTCAGAACCTCCTCCACACGCTCATTCAAACCTAGCCTGCTCTTTTCAATTGGAAGATAGTCCCACCTACTTACAGTAGGTAAGTGAAATTCACTGCTATAAAACTTTATAATAATCTTTCCCTAAACAAGGTGGAGTCCTTCTCATTCTTTCTCAGTCCATCTTCTTCATGCTTACTGATATCTCTTCCTAAGCAGGAATGTTGAGCTTGGCCATAGTAAAAGAAATATGATTGAATCTCAGTTTTGGAGAGACATTACAAATTAGAAAGTAGGGCTATTTTTGTCTAATTCGATCAGTTCAATCAGTTCTGTTCAGCCTTTGGAATTGTGCAGTTTATTTAAAAACGAAAGTAAAAATGAATGGGTAGCTCCTTCTCCAGCAGGTTACCATAATCCCACAAAGACAAACaaagtaaaattaaattaaatattgttTCTCCAAATCCGCTTTTATCTTATGGCTTTTGCCAATTTGAATTTAAAAGTTTTGCATTTATAGGCATAAAAAAAGATAAAGTTCTCGGCTTTGCGCTGCCTTTGTATATATACAGTTAACCACAGTCGGGGCTGACCTTCTTTTTAAACCCCGCTGTCCTCCAAATTTTTATTTCCAATTAAAGATATTCACCCACCTTTTAAAAGTCCAATTCGGGTTTTTTTCTTACTTGAGAGTCGGTCGTAGAGCCGTGAAGACCCGAGGCTGCGTTTCTCGCGAGTAGAAAATGGTGACCTGTTCCAGTGTCTCGATCTCACCAACCGTCCTGCCTCCCGTTTGGGGGCTTCCCGGTGGCAGAGAGACCCCCTTTTGGTTCCCAGTCCCCAAAACAATCCTTTTGGGGTTTTAAGGGGGTGCGGCGCGCTGCAAACTCCCCCATTTCTCGCTAGAAACGGATTCTCCCCAGAGGGCTGAATCCCATCTCCTTTCAGCTCCTCGTCCCGGCCGGGAGTCCACCCATGTGGAGGATTAAGTTATATTGCAGAGAATTGCACATATATCTCTTTTGACTTCATAGACAAAAGTTGGGGGTGTATGTGGGGTTCAAGGGGCTCCTGTGTCTCACAATTCTGCGTTTTGCACAGAATTCCGATGCAAAACGTCTTTGTGGTACATTTTCTATGTTATACATTTCCTAGGGGAAACTTCTGCTCCAGAAGAGGAGAAAAGATTCCACATGCAGTCATTCAGCATGGAAAGACATATCAATGAGACTTTGCAATCTGCTTCGGATGCTGTGACATATGATGAGTATAATGAAACTTATAATAGCTCATATAATGATCAAGGAGATTTCCAGTATAAGCGATTTGAAAAATGTATAATACATGGCTTCTTTTTAGTTATCTGCTGTATGGGAATTTTGGGGAATGGAACAGTCATCTGGCTTCTTGGTTTCCGAATTAGGAGGAAACCGTTCACCACCTACATCCTTAATTTGGCTGTTGCTGACTTTGCACTTCTCCTGAGCCTAGAGTTCTatacttttattttctttgctgaTTATATTATTGATAGTGTTGCTCTATATCTCTTATCCTTTACATACAACACTGGACAACTTCTTCTGACAGCAATCAGCATTGACAGATGTGTGTCTGTCCTCTTCCCTATTTGGCATCGGCGTGTCCGCCCGACACATTTCTCCACCACTGTGTGTGCCCTCATATGGGTCCTCTGCTTTCTGCTCGGCCTAATCATCTACATTCTTGAAATAATTTACTCCTTTCCATATTGGTTATCAGAAAAAAGCCAATTTCTATTGACTGGACTGCTTTGCCTCCCACTCATGACAATTTCAACTGTGATCCTTTTTATCAAAGTCTGTTTTAAATCAAACCCACGAAAGCGGGGAAGGCTTTTAACAGTTATTTtactttctctcctcttcttcctcatgcTTTATTTTCCACTCAATGCCATTCTTATTGCTATATCATTTGTAGACCTAGATACTCCTTTTCCACTCCGTTATGGCTTTTTGTGTGCCTCCCTCAACAGCAGTGTGAACCCCTTCCTCTATTTCCTGGTTGGTAGGAAGAAGGGGGGTCAATCTAGGGAGAGCCTAATGGTCATCCTCCAGCGGGTTTTGAATGAGGAGGAGAATGACAGACAGGAAATGGACCCTCCTTGTTCAAACGCACTTAGCAACCTTTCATAAGAATTATTTGTTCTGGCTGTAATATGTCCTTGGACTGCATTGATTAATCTTGCTCACCAGAAAAAGAGGCTTGGGTTTTGTTGAAAAGTTTGGGTTTTGTAGCTGAAATGTATCCTACTTTACAAAGGGAGAAGTCACCTCTTTGGTTCTCCCAATTTTTCCTCTGTGCCTCACCCACCTATGGTATACAGCCCCTGAAATGTTTGCCAAGGAGATATGAAGCCCTGCGGCTCAAAAACGCTCCACACTGTGCACCTACATTGCACAAGCTGAAATAGTCAATACAAAGATTGGGTGGAATCATCTCTACAACTTGGACTGTGAATAGAAATGCTGTTTAATCTTCTTTGAGACACAACCTTTGTCATACCCCCCCCAAGTCCTTAGCACCTGCCTTTCCAGCATGCTTCCCTTGTCTTCTGCTCACCAAATCTGAAGATTGCTGATCCAACCTTAGTCACATGCTTGTAAAAAATATCCCCTTGAATGAGAGTTACTGGGAAGCTctcttgttatttttgctgttggATGCTACATGATGTTTAAGTGGCCTTGTTTTAGTATTGAAATGTGGTTTATTACAtctattatatttttgttttgctatgttaatATGAAtttattgttgtgttgtttttgtattgtttgtttgaaACGCACCCCTGTTTTTTGTGGTTGAAAGCCACTTTGGACATGCGTTTTTGTatggaaaaatgcaaaaaaaataaaataaactgaatgaaatgaaattttaaactCCTTAATCTTGACAgttcttgggtttggattgcctTGTTAATGTAACTGCAAGGGATGACTAAGAGCAGGGAATGAACTAATCTGGGGCCCTGAGTCAATGGAACTTGCCCAACACTTTGAAGTGATAGGTACAACACCAATATACCTCAGATATCTAGGAGCTCATGTTGTTGGGGATTCCTTTATATAGTAACAGTTACCCATTTGCAAACCTTTAGTTGTGTTAAATAAACACTGCTCATTTTAAGTCCAAGCATTGTTTTCATGTCTCGTCACTTGCAAATGTCCTGGCGCAAGTGACAACCAAAATACAACCCAGGGTTGTAAATGGGGGACACAGAGGACATCAGAACATCTAGTGGCCATGATGTTTctagaagtacccccaagcttcACACTCGCGCCTTCAAAGAGAGTGCAACCCCACTTAGAACAGGGAACTTGCCAATTTCCAAAACATGGGGACCACCCACCCAAAGAGCCCCCATCTTCATAGAATTCAGCCCTCATCCAGACCACTACTGCATCCAGACACCGGTTCAAAGCTTTCATAGACTCTCCCGATTCATATGTTATGGAAAAGGAGAGCTGCATGTCAACATCATCACACTGCTGACACGTTGCTCGTTAACTCCTAATGATTGCATccaatggcttcatatagatattaatgTTAATTGGAGTTCAAATGATATTACTGTAAGCAGAACATATCATGTAAAGATACTTAACATATATTGGATCGGCatcagtattttaatttttgcatcttttaaagtatggttgtgattcTTCTGGAATTTTCTGTTTAttcttttgtaagctgctttggggtgtctgtgttttttttacaaccaagcactgtataagttttatgaaataaatgaaaagaaataaatgttaCATTGGTTACTATGGAATTCCCTCCAATGAAGGGGGGCATGGCGGATAACCTGGTGGAACTGTTCCCTTCCACGAGTCACAGCCAATGGCTCTGACTCCTTGCCCCCCTCTACGTAGTTGGCCTACTCAAgagcaacctcccctcccatgctAGGTAATCATGTCTCACCACCAACAGTCAACTCCCCCACCTAATAAAAGACACATAGGGGACAAATGCTTTTGGCCGTTAAAAGGCCAGGAAGTTGTTATCTTGCTTAGACAGCCTTGATTAGAAATGTGGGGATGAGGTCTTGATTTATTCCATTTGTCTGGTACAGATAAAGAAGTACATGAGACATGAGCTGCTTCCTCCAGAACCAATTACAAGCCTAGTCTTCATGACTGTAGCCTTTTGGGACATAAATGACAATAGTCTCCTCCTCCTTGGTGAACTGATAATTATTTTCATATCCAATTAAAGACCATCCTCTTGTCCTATGATGCACAGAATCATATTAAGCTCAGACGAAGAACAGGAGGGACCAGTTTGCATCTTTGAGTGTGACTGGTAAGATTTTACATTTTCTTCATGGGGTGTGAGTGGTGCCAAATTTTCTGTGTTTAAGTCTGTAGGACCTGCCATCCCAGTGCAAGATGCTGTGTCTTCTTATCTTGCTCTCAAGCTCAACATCTCTGAAGACTGCTGATCTGCAGTCAGTCCCAGGAGAGGCCATAGATGCCGTCTTTGCAGAAGGTTAATTCCCAGCAACTCCGGGTAGGGTTGGAAAGACCGCTTTTAAAAATGCTACAGAGTGGCATTGAGAGTCAGTTTTACAAGTCCTGACCTTGATAGACCAATAGTCCGACTCAGTATTAGGTCAATTCCTGAGGTTGTGCCAAGGGAAACAACAAACACTGTATCCAGACACAATGAGATTGATGTGTCTTAACAGGGACTGCAGAATAGACTGGGCCATTTCAAGTGAACCAAGTCTAGCGCAGGGAATCTGTTGATTTGTTTATCAATCAAGTATGATTGCTTATTAAAGGTGCCAATACTACTTCGGTaaacacctgcccccccccacctgtttgCTTCTCATCCATCAAAAACAGCCTCCTTGGTTAGGGGAGAGCCAATATAGACATATCAGAAAGCTTACTCTATTTGGGGGAGAATCCtaggactgaacaacaaaaaggacACAGAGTTATAAATCATAAGAAAAAATGTTACATTACTGCCTGACCTCTCTTTCAGAACCTTTTCCACACGCTCATTCATTCCTATTCTGCTCTTTTTGCATTGGAAGATAGTCCCATATGCAGTAGGTAAGTGAAATTCACTGCTATAGAACTTTCTTTTAAACTTTCCCTAAATAAGGTGGAGTCTTTCTCATTCTTTCGCAGTCCATCTCCTTCATCCTTACTGATAGCTCTTCCAAAGCAGGAATGTTGAGCTTGGCCCTAGTAAAAGAAATATGATTGAATCCCAATTTTGGAGAGACATTACAAATCAGACAATAgggcaaggagaccagggaatgCTGTGCTTACCTCTTCTCTTGACACCAATAAAATGCAAGTTCCTGGTAAACCAACCAAAGTACAAAAACAGCTTTATGATAAAAAATGCAAAGGCATGTCCCCCATGTGGAGGATTCAGTTATATTGCAGAAAATTGCACATATATGTCTTTTGACTTGATAGACAAAAGTTATGGGAGGGTGTGCGGTCCAGTGGGCTCCTGGGTCACACCATTCTGCGTTTTGCACAGAATTCCTGTTGAGTCAAAATTCTTTGTGATAATTTCCATTTCCTAGAGGAAACTTCTGCTCCAGAAGAGGAGACAAGGATTCCATATGCAGTCATTCAGCATAGAAAGACATAACAATGGGACTTTGCAATCTACTGAGGATGCTGTGACATATAATGGCACATATAATAGCTCATATAATGACCAAGGAGATTCCCTGTATAGGATATTGGGAAAGCATTTAATGTATGGCTTGATTTTAGTTATCAGCTGTATGGGATTTTTTGGGAATGGAATTGTCATCTGGCTTCTTGGTTTCCGCCTTAGGAGGAAACCGTTCACCACCTACATCCTTAATTTGGCTGTTGCTGACTTTGCATTCCTCCTGAGCCTAGAGTTCTTTTATTCTATTCCGTGTGATTCTGGTGTTCTTCATGAAATTGCTGAATGTCTCTTAGACTTCACATACAACACTGGACAACTTCTTCTGACAGCCATCAGCATTGACAGATGTGTGTCTGTCCTCTTCCCTATTTGGCATCGGTGTGTCCGGCCAACACATTTGTCCACCACTGTGTGTGCCCTCCTATGGGTCCTCTCCTGTCTGCTCTGCATAATCCTCTACATTGTCGAAGTGATTTACCCCATTCCACCTTGGTTAGAAAAAACAGGCCAATATTTATTGACTGGACTGCTTTGCTTCCCACTCATGACAATTTCAACTGTGATCCTTTTTATCAAAGTCTGTTTTAAATCACATCCGCGAAAGCGGGGAAGGCTTTTAACAGTTATTTTACTtacactcctcttcttcctcatgcTTGCTTTTCCACTCAATGCCATGATTCTTGCTATATACATTGTAGGTCCGCATACTCCTGTTGAACTCCGTTATGGCTTTTTGTGTGCCTCCCTCAACAGCAGTGTGAACCCCTTGCTCTATTTTCTGGTTGGGAGGAAGAAAGGAGGTCGATCTAGGGAGAGCCTAATGGTCATCCTCCAGCGAGTTTTGAATGAGGAGGAGAATGACAAACAGGAAATGGGCACTTCTTGTTCAATCCCACTTAGGAACCTTTCATAAGAGTTCTTTGGTCTGGCTgtaatgtgtccttggactgcTTTGATGATTCTTGCTCACCAGAAAAAGAGGGTTGTGTTGTGTTGAAAATTTTGGCGTTTGTGTATCTGAAATGTATCCTACTCTAAAATGGGAGGAGTCAACTCTTTGTTTTTCCCAATTTTTCTTCTGTGCCCGACCCATGTATGGTATACAGCCCCTGAAATGTTGGCATGAATATATGAAGCCCTGCAGCTCAAAAATACTCCACACTGTGCACCTACATTGCACAAGCTGAAATAGTAAAGACAAAGATTGGGTGGAATCATCTCTACAACTTGGACTGGGAATAGAAATGTTGTATAATATTCTTTTGGACACAACTTGtgtcataacccccccccccaagtcaataGCACCTGCCTCTCCAGCATGCTGCCCTTGTCTTCTGCTCACCAAATCTGAAGATTGCTGATCCAACCTTAGTCACATGTTTGTAAAAAATATCCCCTTGAATGAGAGAGTTACTGGGAACCTCTcttattatttttgctgtttgATGCTACATGCTGTTTAAGTGACCTTGTTATAGTATTTAATGtggtttattttatgttattttatttttgttttgctatgttaatGTGAAATTATTGCTATGTTGTTGTTtggttattatgaaattgtttttgtggTGTTTGAAATGCACCCTTTTTGTGGTTTAAATTCACTTTGGACGTGTTTTTttatggaaaaatgagaaaaaaatgaaatgaatgaaattaaATTTTAAACTCCTAAATCTTGacagatcttgggtttggatttcATTTCATTGTTAATGTACTTTGAAGGAATGACTACGAGCAAGGAATTAACTAATCTGGGGCCCTGAGTCAATGGAACTTGCCCAACACTTTGAAGTGATAGGTACACCACCACTGTTTCTCAGATGTATAGGAGCTCATGCTTTTGGGAATTCCTATATATAGTAACAGTTACCCATTTGCAGACCTTTAACTCATTTTAAGTCCAAGCATTGTTTTCACATCTCGTCATTTACAAAGGTCCTTGCGCAAGTGTCAACCAAAATATGATCCAGGGTTGTGAATTGGGGACACAGAGGACATCTGAGCATCTAGTGACAGAAATGTATCGAGAGGTATCTCCAAACTTCACACTTGCTCCTTCAAAGGGAGTACAACCCCACTCAGAACAACTTGCCAATTTCCAAAACATGGGGACCCCTGATGCAAAGAGCTCCCATCTTCCTAGAACTCAAACACAATTGATTAGCCCTCATCCAACCCTCATCAGACCTCATCCAATTGATCAGCCCTCATCCAGACCACTACTGCATCCAGACACCGGTTCAAAGCTTTCAGAGCCTCTCCCGATTCCAATGTTATGGAAAAGGAGAGCTGCGTGTCAACATCATCACACTGCTGATACCTTGCCCCAAAACTCCTAATGGCCGCATCCAGTGGCTTTATATAGATATTAAATAGATATTAATGTTAATTGAAGTTCAAATAATATTACCGTAAGCACAATATATCAAGTAAAGGAGCTTAGCATATATTTGATTTGcttcagtattttaacttttgcatgttttaaagtttggttgtgatttttcttgatttttctgtttattattttgtaagctgctttgaggtgtctgtgttttgttttttgttttgtttttttacaaccAACAGGTGTAtacatttatgaaataaatggaaataaataaatgtgacatTTGTTACCATGGAGTTGACTGCTAAtgaaagggagggagaagaatgaACTGGTGGATCTGATCCCTTCCATGAGTCTCAGAAAATGGCTCTGACTCCTTGCCCCCTTCCACGTAGTTGGCCAACTcaagagcaacacacacacacacacaccccgctctgGGTAATAATGTCCACCAGTAGTCACCTCTCCTACCCAATAAAATGTACATATGGAACAAATGATTTTGGCCGTTAAAAGGCCAGGAAGTTGTTATCTTGCTTAGACAGCCTTGATTAGAAATGTGAGGATGTCTTGATTTATTCCATTTGTCTGGTACAGATAAAGAAGCACATGAGACATGAGCTGCTTCCTCCAGAACCAATTACAAACCTAGTTTTCATGACTGTAGCCTTTTGGGACATAAGTGACAAtagtctcctcctcctttgtgagCTGATAACTATCTTCATATCCAATTAAAGAGCATGTTCTTGGCTTTTGAGGCAGAGAATCAAATTAAAGGCAGACGAAGAACAGAAGGGACCATTTTGCGACTTTAAGTGAGACTGGTAAGATTTTACAATTTCCCGTGGGGCATGAGTGGGgccacattttctttctcttaagTCCTTAAGACCTGCCATTCCAGTGCAAGATGTTGTGTCCTTGTTCTCTTGCACTCACCATCTCCAAAGATTGCTGATCTGCAGTTAGTCACAAGGCGGGGTGAAATAATTACAGGAGAGGCCATAGCTGTGGTGGTTGCAGAAGGTTAATTCCCAGCACCTCCA from Lacerta agilis isolate rLacAgi1 chromosome 7, rLacAgi1.pri, whole genome shotgun sequence includes the following:
- the LOC117050457 gene encoding mas-related G-protein coupled receptor member H-like, with the translated sequence MERHINGTLQSAVDAMKYNEYDGTYNTSYNDQGDSKDYIFEMNLTYGFILVICFVGFFGNGTVIWLLGFRISRKAFTTYILNLAVADFAFLLSLEFYTFIIFTEPDYVIYNKLLWHGFLCGRMGETSAPEEEKRFHMQSFSMERHINETLQSASDAVTYDEYNETYNSSYNDQGDFQYKRFEKCIIHGFFLVICCMGILGNGTVIWLLGFRIRRKPFTTYILNLAVADFALLLSLEFYTFIFFADYIIDSVALYLLSFTYNTGQLLLTAISIDRCVSVLFPIWHRRVRPTHFSTTVCALIWVLCFLLGLIIYILEIIYSFPYWLSEKSQFLLTGLLCLPLMTISTVILFIKVCFKSNPRKRGRLLTVILLSLLFFLMLYFPLNAILIAISFVDLDTPFPLRYGFLCASLNSSVNPFLYFLVGRKKGGQSRESLMVILQRVLNEEENDRQEMDPPCSNALSNLS
- the LOC117050458 gene encoding proto-oncogene Mas-like, with product MQSFSIERHNNGTLQSTEDAVTYNGTYNSSYNDQGDSLYRILGKHLMYGLILVISCMGFFGNGIVIWLLGFRLRRKPFTTYILNLAVADFAFLLSLEFFYSIPCDSGVLHEIAECLLDFTYNTGQLLLTAISIDRCVSVLFPIWHRCVRPTHLSTTVCALLWVLSCLLCIILYIVEVIYPIPPWLEKTGQYLLTGLLCFPLMTISTVILFIKVCFKSHPRKRGRLLTVILLTLLFFLMLAFPLNAMILAIYIVGPHTPVELRYGFLCASLNSSVNPLLYFLVGRKKGGRSRESLMVILQRVLNEEENDKQEMGTSCSIPLRNLS